One region of Pararhizobium qamdonense genomic DNA includes:
- a CDS encoding acyltransferase family protein yields MEAVANRHLDYRPDLDGLRAVAILPVLFFHADISWFPGGFVGVDVFFVLSGYFMARVIMADLDQDDFSFGRFYLRRIRRILPALFSMILATSVVAWFLFMPKEFEYFAESVRAAALFTSNLLFESESGYFDIAAEFKPLLHTWSLSLEEQFYIVFPVALVLAHRYARKHLTGILLTVLLASFAASSWAVFHSPEKAFYFLHFRVWELLIGSAVAILPRPDYRAGLPKYLSLLGIGGILAAVFLYSRETPFPGVYAALPCVATALVIHAGAKDGIVAAVLNSRVFVAIGRLSYSLYLWHWPVIVFFRNWLGHELTFMNSVQVVVLSFFFTYLSWRLIEQPARYGAVASSKLIMLGVSGGAMIAAVAFGFIVKDMGGIPQRLPKDVYALYAATYDKGPFLSEKCFTDTDGSGLQLGAIREGNLCAMGASGDGKPQFLVWGDSHAAAIAPAISDAALQSGVSGKFVGRASCPPLPDTVFGPQHFVDRCKDTNKAIMDLIEREKFPFVFLVGYWPKYVHRAELPGEGIYFDASPQPELEDFSAPILASFRTTIAKLAQQGTRVVLVMDVPEMGRDVPEALARAKMTGLSLDIAPPLAYTQRRQALSRQILTLSAEESGSFLVDPMKALCDSEKCHAMADGKVLYKDGDHLSLQGAKFLAPVFQPIFSTIHGESQTVVKGGN; encoded by the coding sequence ATGGAAGCAGTGGCCAACAGACATCTTGATTACAGGCCAGACCTTGACGGACTAAGAGCCGTCGCAATTCTGCCCGTCCTGTTTTTCCACGCGGATATCTCCTGGTTTCCCGGCGGTTTTGTCGGAGTCGATGTGTTTTTCGTTCTCTCCGGCTATTTCATGGCCAGAGTGATCATGGCCGATCTGGACCAGGATGACTTCAGTTTTGGCAGGTTCTACCTGCGGCGCATCCGCCGCATCCTGCCTGCATTGTTTTCAATGATCCTGGCGACGTCAGTCGTGGCATGGTTCCTCTTCATGCCGAAGGAGTTTGAATATTTTGCCGAAAGTGTGAGAGCGGCAGCGCTGTTCACGTCGAACCTGCTTTTTGAGAGCGAGAGCGGCTACTTCGATATCGCCGCCGAATTCAAACCGCTGCTGCATACCTGGTCACTGTCGCTGGAAGAGCAATTCTACATCGTCTTTCCCGTGGCGCTCGTGCTTGCCCACAGATACGCCAGAAAACATTTGACCGGGATCTTGCTGACCGTGCTTTTGGCATCGTTTGCCGCCAGCAGTTGGGCGGTGTTTCATTCCCCGGAAAAAGCCTTCTATTTCCTTCATTTCCGCGTTTGGGAGCTTCTGATTGGCTCGGCGGTCGCGATACTGCCGCGTCCGGACTACCGCGCTGGATTACCGAAATATCTTAGCCTTTTGGGGATCGGTGGCATTTTGGCTGCCGTTTTCCTCTATTCCCGTGAAACGCCGTTTCCAGGCGTTTACGCGGCGCTCCCATGCGTGGCGACCGCTCTGGTCATTCATGCCGGCGCCAAAGACGGAATTGTTGCGGCCGTTTTAAACAGCCGTGTCTTTGTTGCTATCGGGCGGCTCTCCTATTCCCTCTATCTTTGGCATTGGCCCGTTATCGTCTTTTTCAGAAATTGGCTGGGTCATGAACTGACTTTCATGAACAGCGTTCAGGTCGTAGTTCTCTCGTTTTTCTTCACCTATCTCTCCTGGCGCTTGATCGAACAGCCGGCACGTTATGGCGCGGTCGCATCGTCAAAGCTGATTATGCTCGGTGTCAGTGGCGGCGCCATGATCGCGGCGGTCGCGTTCGGTTTTATCGTCAAGGACATGGGCGGTATTCCCCAACGGTTGCCAAAGGACGTCTACGCGCTGTACGCGGCCACTTACGATAAAGGTCCGTTCCTGTCGGAAAAATGCTTTACGGATACCGACGGGAGCGGTTTGCAACTGGGTGCCATCCGCGAGGGAAACCTCTGCGCCATGGGGGCTTCGGGCGATGGGAAGCCTCAATTCCTTGTCTGGGGAGATTCTCACGCAGCGGCCATTGCGCCGGCGATCAGCGATGCGGCGCTTCAAAGCGGCGTATCCGGCAAGTTTGTCGGGCGGGCATCCTGCCCGCCGCTTCCCGATACAGTGTTTGGTCCCCAGCATTTCGTCGATCGGTGCAAGGACACCAACAAGGCCATCATGGACCTGATCGAAAGGGAAAAATTCCCGTTCGTCTTTCTGGTCGGTTACTGGCCCAAATATGTTCACCGGGCGGAACTGCCAGGCGAGGGAATTTACTTCGATGCGTCACCTCAGCCGGAACTGGAAGACTTCTCTGCCCCCATCCTTGCAAGCTTCCGCACGACCATCGCCAAGCTTGCCCAGCAGGGCACACGAGTCGTCTTGGTCATGGACGTGCCGGAAATGGGGCGTGATGTGCCAGAAGCGCTGGCGCGCGCCAAAATGACCGGCTTGTCTCTCGATATCGCTCCTCCGCTCGCATACACGCAACGCAGGCAGGCGCTGTCACGGCAAATATTAACGCTCAGCGCGGAAGAAAGTGGCTCTTTTCTGGTCGATCCCATGAAGGCCCTGTGCGACAGTGAAAAATGCCACGCCATGGCCGATGGAAAAGTTCTCTATAAGGACGGGGACCACCTGTCGCTGCAAGGTGCCAAGTTTCTGGCACCAGTATTCCAGCCGATATTCTCCACTATTCATGGTGAATCGCAGACTGTTGTTAAGGGTGGGAATTGA